From the genome of Luteolibacter sp. Y139:
GAGTCCAAGTATGCGGCTCCTACCACCCGCCTGAATAGGTGAGCGCTGCCACCATTGGCTCGACCGCGCGCGGTCCGTCGTAGCGCACGCCGTTGATGAAAAAGGTTGGCGTTCCGTTCACCCCGCTCCTCAGCCCACTGCTGAAATCTTCGCGCACGCGGCCGGCATAGACATTGGCCGTGACTTCCATGATCAGGCGGGAAGCATCGAGTTCCAAGATCGCCGCGTATTCGGCGAGGTCGTCATAATCGAGGGCATCCTGGTTT
Proteins encoded in this window:
- a CDS encoding DsbA family protein, coding for NQDALDYDDLAEYAAILELDASRLIMEVTANVYAGRVREDFSSGLRSGVNGTPTFFINGVRYDGPRAVEPMVAALTYSGGW